Within the Mucilaginibacter sp. CSA2-8R genome, the region GCCCAACATATTCAATATCACTACTGAGATGCGGTTTAACCTTTTCCTCAAAATAATGCTGATCGGTAATCCTGCCTGCAATTTTTAGCGGCAACTGCATATGCTTTGCCAGGTAAATAGCAGCTGCAACATTCTTTTGCTTATTAATCCGTGCCGACCAAAGCAGATAGTCACGATCTCCTGAACTATTTACCGGCCAGAGATTCATGTTAATACCGTTGTTGATGAGCGGAATATTCAGGTTTAGCGCCCGGTCCCATTCGTGTTTGATTCTTTCTGATATCGCTACGAATGCAACATCACTTTGCCGCGAAAGTCTTTGATAAGCCGACACCCGTTTTTTGTCGGCCGGTGAGTGTAAGGTTAATATCGGGGTTTTGTTAAAATGCAGTCCGGCTCTTAAAAGATGCGGGTAAAACATCTGATAATGAACAATGTCGTAGCCATTGAGTGCTAATTTTTTGAACTGACGTTTTTCATTAAAACGTTTAAAAAAATTCCTCCTTTTTGAAGTAAATGCCCTAAACGGATTGATAAGCCTGAATTTGGCATGGGCTTCTGCCTCCTGGGCAACAACATCTACATCATGCCCTTCATCAACCAACTGATTGGCGAGCGAAACGATAAATGATTCTATACCGCTGTTATAAGGCTCTTTCAACGATATGCCAGGACCTGACACCAATAAAATATTCATAACAAAAAAAGCACCGATCTACATGGCTAATTATCCGTCCGTCATAAATGGCTGCCTACAGACGCTCATCAAGAGTTGTGTTCGTGGCTTTTAAATATTATTGACTTGGTTGTATAAAAAATGAAATGTATAAATGTTTATCTGATTTGATAATATAGTTTTATTAAAGCCTATTCCGGTTGCAGGTTTTTGCAATATTCGCCGGAAGCTGTATACAAGGAGACTTGACCCGGAAGCGAGCAAAAATAAACCGTTTCAAATATGCCTTCGTCCGGTAAGAGGCTGATGTAATAATATGAATACGGCTGTTTAAGAACGGCATAAACATATATCATACGAGTAAGTGAACGACCGATATAAATTGATATAGCCAATAGCATGTTGCTTTAGCAATTTAAGCGATAAACCAAAAATGCTTAGTCAGCTAACGAAACACAGGAAAGCGCGCAGTAGTCACATAAGATATTTAGAAAGCGGTCCGCATTTTTTGCGAAAACTAAATTATAACCGGCACTGCCATAACTATTGCGCTCGTTTATAGCGGCATAATGCCTTT harbors:
- a CDS encoding glycosyltransferase, with product MNILLVSGPGISLKEPYNSGIESFIVSLANQLVDEGHDVDVVAQEAEAHAKFRLINPFRAFTSKRRNFFKRFNEKRQFKKLALNGYDIVHYQMFYPHLLRAGLHFNKTPILTLHSPADKKRVSAYQRLSRQSDVAFVAISERIKHEWDRALNLNIPLINNGINMNLWPVNSSGDRDYLLWSARINKQKNVAAAIYLAKHMQLPLKIAGRITDQHYFEEKVKPHLSSDIEYVGHITQRELSSLAKKATAYLATATWQEPFGLAALEMLASGVPVVGFHTAVPPDWKHESVLTAASLQWQDLVELVKKSNAVSSGVCKEFASNMNIQSMTLNYIKLYEERLLQDGIVEEAVFGYDHILDIAGQQSQTLK